Proteins encoded in a region of the Vicia villosa cultivar HV-30 ecotype Madison, WI linkage group LG5, Vvil1.0, whole genome shotgun sequence genome:
- the LOC131603148 gene encoding uncharacterized protein LOC131603148 has product MDDKEKGERWSGAMTNLSEMSSNLESLQKLLLTKSVFVDDDTFAKASLAADQARTIKLLDQRVHTLERELDAAITAAARARSEKRQAEASQKAAELRAHEVTKELENTTKVFELHMEELRAKQEEIAKRDNDIKLLEAIIQTLGGKA; this is encoded by the exons ATGGACGACAAAGAAAAAGGAGAACGATGGAGCGGAGCGATGACGAATCTATCAGAGATGAGTTCCAATCTCGAATCCCTCCAGAAGCTTCTCCTCACAAAATCCGTTTTCGTCGACGACGACACCTTCGCTAAAGCTTCTCTCGCCGCCGATCAAGCCCGCACAATTAAGCTCCTCGATCAACGAGTTCACACTTTGGAAAGAGAACTCGACGCCGCCATCACCGCCGCCGCTCGCGCTCGTTCCGAAAAACGACAAGCTGAAGCGTCACAGAAAGCCGCTGAGTTACGCGCTCATGAAGTCACCAAAGAGCTCGAAAACACCACAA AGGTGTTTGAGTTGCATATGGAAGAACTGCGTGCAAAGCAAGAAGAAATCGCAAAGCGCGATAATGACATCAAGCTTTTGGAAGCTATTATTCAAACTCTTGGAGGAAAAGCATAA
- the LOC131603150 gene encoding serine/arginine-rich splicing factor SC35: MSHFGRSGPPDIADTYSLLVLNITFRTTADDLFPLFDKYGKVVDIFIPKDRRTGESRGFAFVRYKYADEASKAVDRLDGRMVDGREITVQFAKYGPNAERIQKGRIIETSPRSKTSRSRSPSRRRHRDDYRDKDYRRRSRSRSYDRNERDRYRGRDRDSRRRSRSRSASPGYRGRGRGRHDDERRSRSRSRSVDSRSPTRRSPSPRKSPSPNKSISPQRSASPRKSPRRVSPDNRSRDGRSLTPRSVSPRGRPDASRSPSPRNSNGDE, encoded by the exons ATGTCTCACTTCGGAAGGTCAGGCCCCCCAGACATCGCCGATACCTACTCTCTCCTCGTCCTGAACATCACTTTTC GTACAACCGCCGACGACCTATTTCCGCTCTTTGATAAGTACGGTAAGGTCGTTGACATCTTCATCCCCAAAGATCGAAG AACTGGTGAGTCGAGAGGTTTTGCTTTTGTTCGTTACAAGTATGCTGATGAAGCTTCCAAGGCTGTTGATAGGCTCGACG GAAGAATGGTTGATGGTCGTGAAATAACCGTCCAGTTTGCAAAATATGGACCTAATGCTGAGAGAAT TCAGAAAGGAAGGATTATTGAAACATCTCCGAGATCAAAGACCTCGAGGAGCCGCAGTCCCAGCAGGAGAAG GCATCGTGATGATTACAGAGACAAGGATTATAGGAGGAGAAGTCGCAGCAGGAGTTATGACAGAAATGAACGTGACAGGTATCGCGGGAGAGACAGGGACAGTCGTCGCCGAAGCAGAAGTCGTAGTGCTAGTCCTGGTTACAGGGGCCGTGGGAGGGGGCGCCATGATGACGAGCGTCGTAGTAGAAGCCGGAGTAGATCAGTGGACAG CCGCTCCCCTACACGGCGCAGTCCTAGTCCTAGAAAGAGCCCTTCTCCTAATAAGAGTATTTCCCCTCAAAGGAGTGCTTCCCCCAGGAAAAGTCCACGTCGTGTAAGTCCTGATAATCGTAGCCGTGATGGAAGGTCTCTTACGCCTCGCAGTGTCTCGCCACGAGGTCGCCCTGATGCTTCCCGAAGCCCATCTCCTCGAAATTCAAATGGTGAT GAATAA
- the LOC131603149 gene encoding heavy metal-associated isoprenylated plant protein 45-like: MEIVELKVEMVCIHEKRLRKCLSKLKGIEKVEVDTNCQKVVVTGYTHKNKILKAVRRGGLKADFWSPQNELLNAYVSANYARFRFNPFSFF, translated from the exons ATGGAG ATTGTTGAATTAAAAGTGGAGATGGTTTGTATACATGAAAAAAGACTAAGGAAGTGTCTCTCAAAATTAAAAG GAATAGAGAAAGTGGAAGTGGATACTAATTGTCAGAAGGTAGTAGTAACTGGATACACACACAAAAACAAAATCCTAAAAGCAGTCAGAAGAGGGGGTCTCAAGGCTGATTTTTGGTCTCCTCAGAATGAGTTGCTTAATGCTTATGTCAGTGCCAATTATGCCAGATTTAGATTCAACCCCTTTAGTTTCTTCTAG
- the LOC131603147 gene encoding pentatricopeptide repeat-containing protein At5g18390, mitochondrial, with translation MLQTFAKLIRTANTLSKSKPPLHHHKTLTTATTTTSKDEYFAAIQHVANIVRRDFYLERTLNKLRITITPELVFRVLRACSSSPIESLRFFNWAQSLHHHPTYVPTSVEFEEIVTILANSNNYQTMWSIIHQMTHHHRLSLSPSAVSSLIESYGRHRHIDQSVQLFNKCKIFNCPQNLQLHNSLLFALCESKLFHAAYSLIRRMLRKGINPDKRTYALLVNAWCSSGKMREAQQFLKEMSDKGFTPPVRGRDLLIEGLLNAGYIESAKGMVRKMVKEGIVPDVGTFNALMESTCKCGEEEVKFCVGLYHELCKLGMVLDVNTYKILVPAVSKIGLMDEAFRLLNNFSEEGSRPFPSLYAPVMKALFKRGQFDDAFCFFADMKAKGHPPNRPLYTMLITMCGRGGRFVDAANYLFEMTEIGFVPISRCFDMVTDGLKNCGKHDLAKRVQQLEVSIRGV, from the coding sequence ATGCTTCAGACATTTGCAAAACTCATCCGCACAGCAAACACACTCTCAAAATCAAAACCACCTCTCCACCACCACAAAACCCTAACCACCGCCACAACCACCACTTCCAAAGATGAATACTTCGCCGCAATCCAACACGTGGCAAACATCGTCCGTCGCGACTTCTACTTGGAACGAACCCTCAACAAACTCCGCATCACAATCACACCGGAACTCGTCTTCCGTGTCCTCCGCGCCTGTTCCTCTTCCCCAATCGAGTCCCTCCGTTTCTTCAACTGGGCTCAATCCCTCCACCACCACCCTACCTACGTCCCAACCTCTGTCGAATTCGAAGAAATCGTCACCATCCTCGCTAACTCCAACAATTACCAAACCATGTGGTCAATCATTCACCAAATGACTCACCACCACCGCCTCTCCCTTTCCCCGTCCGCCGTCTCCTCCTTAATCGAATCCTACGGCCGCCACCGCCATATCGACCAATCCGTTCAGCTTTTCAACAAATGCAAAATCTTCAACTGTCCTCAGAATCTGCAACTCCACAACTCCCTCCTCTTTGCCCTCTGTGAATCGAAACTCTTCCACGCCGCTTACTCCCTCATCCGCCGCATGCTTCGGAAAGGTATCAACCCTGATAAACGTACATACGCGCTTCTCGTCAACGCGTGGTGCTCAAGTGGCAAAATGCGTGAAGCTCAACAGTTTCTCAAAGAGATGAGTGATAAAGGGTTTACACCTCCTGTTAGAGGCCGTGATCTTCTCATTGAAGGCTTGTTGAACGCGGGCTACATTGAATCGGCAAAAGGAATGGTGAGGAAAATGGTGAAGGAAGGAATCGTCCCTGATGTGGGAACATTCAATGCATTAATGGAATCAACTTGTAAATGCGGGGAAGAAGAAGTTAAGTTTTGTGTTGGGCTTTATCATGAGCTATGTAAATTAGGAATGGTTCTTGATGTTAATACTTACAAGATTTTGGTACCTGCTGTTTCGAAAATTGGGTTAATGGATGAGGCTTTTAGGTTGTTGAATAATTTTAGTGAGGAAGGTAGTCGTCCATTTCCTAGTTTGTATGCACCTGTTATGAAGGCTTTGTTTAAGAGGGGTCAATTTGATGATGCTTTTTGCTTTTTTGCTGATATGAAAGCAAAGGGTCATCCTCCTAATCGACCTCTTTATACCATGCTTATTACTATGTGTGGTCGTGGTGGAAGGTTTGTCGATGCTGCTAACTATCTTTTTGAAATGACTGAGATTGGTTTTGTACCTATATCTCGTTGCTTTGATATGGTTACTGATGGATTGAAGAATTGTGGGAAACATGATTTGGCTAAGAGAGTACAACAACTCGAAGTGTCTATACGGGGTGtttga